Proteins encoded within one genomic window of Setaria italica strain Yugu1 chromosome IV, Setaria_italica_v2.0, whole genome shotgun sequence:
- the LOC101759474 gene encoding uncharacterized protein LOC101759474 translates to MPSSPSSSSSSSSLYIIGASLPLRVDPIRARAPDAALDGGDTDDDASGGGALSRPVAERFASSFRTQESLDALCRKYGVPGEFSAILPAGHHRACSPPPPGAVCVYAHALEAGMRVPLHGFFCEALAHFGVAPSQVAPNGWRVMAAFVVLSHFAGVPPSLAVFRHFFSLCAHKLRGWYWFRGKDSAGTLFKGLPLSLKGWKEEFFFLRSPTPWPCPVKWGEPSKNSTAEPVLTREEKTVADKLLRAHGAAVDLKTYLSESNLAAAMITGSRPPPPAAAAPSPRTASASSAKGMDPSVYDMMMSLRAAKAAQASGEKVTVKSEPGSDTPLSGKKRKLAEDATKQGPSRHEPGTPLDHAHGGSLSGTPSPAPPGFSIQKPSSKRSVREHDPEPRHVPDLPDDGDTAGWEAARQMLQSIVAPSREQAFSAARPSDVIQSSYVTMLQAANCVSFSLGYALELEEKLAAREREAEALRRELAQAKAKAEHAEAEKASAEEARSAGAAEHVLRLAEHALAGYERGMEDMKRAALRRYPHLDPEQLVVPPDGGGPR, encoded by the exons ACGCCGCCCTCGACGGCGGCgacaccgacgacgacgccagcggcggcggcgcgctctcGAGGCCCGTGGCCGAGCGCTTCGCGTCCTCCTTCAGGACCCAGGAGTCCCTCGACGCCCTGTGCAGGAAGTACGGCGTCCCGGGGGAGTTCTCGGCGatcctccccgccggccaccaccgcgcgtgctcgccgccgcccccggggGCCGTGTGCGTGTACGCGCACGCGCTGGAGGCCGGGATGCGCGTCCCGCTCCACGGCTTCTTCTGCGAGGCGCTCGCACACTTCGGCGTCGCGCCGAGCCAGGTCGCTCCCAACGGGTGGCGCGTCATGGCCGCCTTCGTCGTCCTCTCCCACTTCGCCGGCGTGCCGCCGTCGCTCGCGGTGTTCCGGCACTTCTTCTCGCTGTGCGCGCACAAGCTCAGGGGGTGGTACTGGTTCCGGGGCAAGGACTCCGCCGGCACGCTCTTCAAGGGATTGCCTCTTTCCCTGAAGGGGTGGAAGGAGGAGTTCTTCTTCCTCAGGTCGCCGACGCCGTGGCCGTGCCCCGTGAAGTGGGGCGAGCCGTCGAAGAACTCCACCGCCGAGCCGGTGCTTACCAGAGAGGAGAAGACCGTGGCTGACAAGCTGCTGCGTGCTCACGGCGCGGCGGTCGATCTCAAGACGTATCTTTCCGAGAGCAATCTTGCCGCTGCAATGATCACTGgctcacggccgccgccgccggcggcggcggcgccttctCCTCGTACTGCTAGTGCTAGTAGTGCTAAAG GGATGGATCCATCGGTGTACGACATGATGATGAGTCTgcgggcggcgaaggcggcgcaggcgtcgGGGGAGAAGGTGACCGTGAAGAGCGAGCCCGGCAGCGACACGCCGTTGTccgggaagaagaggaagctggCGGAGGACGCCACGAAGCAGGGGCCGTCTCGCCATGAGCCGGGCACGCCGCTTGACCATGCCCACGGCGGCTCGTTGTCCGGCACGccttccccggcgccgccgggcttCTCCATCCAGAAGCCATCATCGAAGAGGAGCGTCCGTGAACATGATCCGGAGCCACGGCACGTGCCTGACTTACCTGACGACGGCGACACCGCCGGCTGGGAGGCCGCACGGCAGATGCTGCAGAGCATCGTCGCGCCGTCGCGGGAGCAGGCGTTCTCGGCGGCGAGGCCCTCCGATGTCATCCAATCAAGCTACGTCACAATGCTCCAG GCGGCGAACTGCGTGTCGTTCTCGCTGGGCTACGCGCTGGAGCTCGAGGAGAAgctggcggcgcgggagcgcgaggcggaggcgctgcGGCGGGAGCTGGCGCAGGCGAAGGCGAAGGCCGAGCACGCCGAGGCGGAGAAGGCGAGCGcagaggaggcgaggagcgccggggcggcggagcacGTGCTCCGGCTGGCCGAGCACGCGCTGGCCGGGTACGAGCGCGGCATGGAGGACATGAAGCGCGCCGCGCTGCGCCGGTA